The sequence below is a genomic window from Bos javanicus breed banteng chromosome 5, ARS-OSU_banteng_1.0, whole genome shotgun sequence.
ATGGACCAAACCTGAAAGACCCAAAGTCAAGGCCAGGGAGGGCAGACCAGAGAAGGAATTAGAAAGGCAAACACGTGTTTGTGGCAACTCCCTTCTCTGTGGACCTGAGCCCAGGTCTGACCCAAACATAGGGCAGCCACAACTTGTGTACCAGGGCAGTATCCTGCCATACAAGTCAGGTCCAGGAGTGAGGGAAAACTGCCCACCCGGAGTAGATAATATCTGGAAGGAATGAGTATTTGGGAAAAGTCCCAGTGCTCATTGAATGCCAACCAGTCTCCACCTTCTCCGGCCCCCTCCCACTGGTTCCACCCCTTTCAGCTGCTCTGATTCTTATAAAAACCCCACAGCCTTTCACCAACAGCCTGTAGTTGTCTCTCCCCACTGCTGCTCCAGGAGACGGTGCGAGTGACCCGGAGACACCATGAAGAGCCTGCTCCTTCTCTCCATCCTGGCTGCCTTGGCCGTGGCAGCTCTGTGTTATGGTGAGAACTTTCTCctgctctctctctgtttttgtttttttcttttctgcctctgaCTTCAGTTTTCATGGattttttcctctccctccttctcttctttcctttttgctctTATAATCTTAGAGGACCATGAATTTGACATTTCCCAAGTCCTTTGAGCACTGATCTGCTccatcaagtctttttttttttttttcatcatattttttaCCTCTTCAATATCCAGACTTTTGTATGTAACTTAACAGACAAGTTCTTTCTATGGTAAGTTGCTCTATACCTGGAAACTTTGctatttcaggggaaaaaaaaaaaagatatcaacTCTCCAGCCCCTAAGCTCTCATTTAAACAAATAAGGATGTTTATTTTGACTTTGGTTACAATTGGTTAAGGGTACTGGTTGAATCACTTACCTTTAAGAAAACCAGTTTTCACTCGAAGTGATATGTATGGCCTTGTTTAGGAGAAGAACAATCTCATGAAGTTAACATTTTtagtgaatgaattaaaaaaaaaagttttacatttaaagAATCTCAGAGAAAAATCACTTTCTTAGTTTCTATTGTTAAAAGACCAATTTTGCCTGGTTCTCTGTGttgttaaatatatgtgtgtctgttcAAAGCTAATGAAAAGAAATCTCAGGCAACATGATTTAGGTCATTCAGTCTTATGGTTCAATTATGTGGATATTCTAGGTTTCCTTGAGCCTCAATTATATTAACAGCTATCTGTAGTTTACTCCTTAGTCTTGAAATTATTCGCCAGTTTTCTGTATCAGAGTATTTGGTTTTTCAccttctttttaacttttcaagcACACTCATATGCTTATAACTATGAgtttcttattgccaaatttaccTGCTTTGCCTAGGAGAAtgggagaaagaagaaatcttTTCCTTCGGCATCGTCTCAGTTCTTTCTCTGACCTGGCATCGTGCCCAATGTGAGATGTCAGCTGAAGCCAGTGGTTTCTGTGGCTGTCAGTTTAACACAGGTTCTTAAGAGGCTTTCAGAACCTCTTAGGAACCTGTCGTGGAGAAGCCGGGCCAAGCCATCTGCCCAGCCTGCCTGGAGAGTCTTGCCTGTCTCCTCAGTGTTATGTCCCTTCCTTGATTTCAGGTCCCAAATTAAATCAAGGAAGGCTCCCTGGAGACTTACATGCAGCACTTAAATTGTCTTACTTTACCAGCCTAAAGACTTCATAGCTCTTAGAAAATTTTAGCTTAAACCAGGGCCCCTGGCTCCTTTAACACCAGAAAAACTAAAGAGTAGACGTATCCCAGCAAGAACAGAGCTAGAGAAACAGCTCATAAATCCTAAATGCCTGAAATTTGTAATAACCACACTGCCAAATATACTCCTCCCATCTTTTtgactcttcccttcccttccttccctatATTTAAACTCCTGTGGTCTGtaaaaagtaacaataaaatgaatctttttttttttattccagaatctcatgaaagcctggaatcctatgAAATCAGTAAGTAAATATTTGAATTCCTTATTGGAATCTCAGGTATTGAAGAATCTCCTAattcttaaaaagacaaaatgataatacccataacagagaggaaaaagaggatATCTTTTGGAAAagtaaagtaaattttaaaagtcaatgactataaaaaaaatcaccagatgagcaatttttaaatttgtaagatGGCAAGTATGCTTTCGACATACTTACGAACCATAAAATCTCATTTGGAAATTTCAAGTTGGCACCACAACAACCACACAGATGGAAAATGAGGACTAGTGACAAATGACAAAGTACAGGCTTGGCGGCCAAGTCAGCTGGGAGACCACACACATCAGCATTCTGCTGGACActattgaatataaatataaatacttataAAGACTGAGTAGAGAAATAAACACCATGCTTATCTTTAATGTGTTTATGGTTTTATGATGTTTAAACTGTTCATTTactgaaaatctaaaattatgttttaaggcCTCAGGACAAAGAGGATTTCTCCTTATAGGAATGAAAAATACACTCGAGTGGAAATACCAAAATCgagaaaggcaaaatgatgacccaaagcaaaataaacaagcaagGTCTATAGTAGCCTGTGTGCCAAGTCTCTAGTAACCCACATGTAGGTTATTAATTTCTTTGGATCAGGCAGtttatgaaatttgctttatctCCCCCTTTACTCTTCATAGTTATGAAACTATGAAACTAATTTTCATAGTTACATGAAATAcacaaatgaatgagtgagttttcaaatatatttgtgtCAGAGAATACTCACAGAAATATTATCAATGACCGATTGCCTAAAACTCCAcctattttctgttttaagatCCCTTCATTAACAGGAGAAACGCTAACAGCTTTATATCACCACAGCAGAGATGGAGAGCGAAAGCCCAAGAGAGGTAGGTGATGACACGTGATGGGGTAGATCATTATTCCCAGATCTGAATGGAGggagaaatggattttttttttcgataatatgtattatttctaAGCATATTCCAAaatcaaagaatttaaaaacaatgtaGAAAACCAAGTGAATTTCTAGAAGACTATTTTGTGAAAGGCCcagaaaggaaagggagggaggaggtaaaggaggaaagacagaaaatttctgtttttattgaaaaagaaaattccccCTCTTTCACCTTTCCTCCTTGTTCTGTAAATATCTCTTCATCTTGggggaatccctggtggctcagactgtaaagaatccacctgcagtgaaggagacctgggttcgattcctgagtcaggaagatcccctggagaagggaatggctacccactccagtattcttgcctggaaaattccatggacagaggaacctggctggctacagtgcatggggtcacaaagagacacacccGATCCACTAACACTATGGGATCTCTCTACGGTATTTtcgcattctttttttcttacttctCCACTTCCTTTACGCCTCTcagttttggcttttttttttttctcactttctagAATCCGAGAACTCAACAAGCCTCAATACGAG
It includes:
- the MGP gene encoding matrix Gla protein, giving the protein MKSLLLLSILAALAVAALCYESHESLESYEINPFINRRNANSFISPQQRWRAKAQERIRELNKPQYELNREACDDFKLCERYAMMYGYNAAYDRYFRQRRGAK